The genomic DNA GCAAAACATTTATCGGCCAGGATCGGACGGATATCGCGTCCGAAATCGATAGCCTGTTCCGTTCCGCCAGCGGACAACAAACTCGAGCAACATGCGACAAGCAGCGTGAGATAACGGAGCACGGGTTTACCTGATGGGAGGCGAGCGTTTAGTGATCGCATTAAGCGCGAACATCAATGCTGAAAGGTGGTAGGAAGCTGAAAGGTTGGGCTGACTGTAGAGTTCCTATTCCAACTAGTTGCCGGAGGTCCGAACCCGCGTGGGGCGTTCCGGTAAGCCCTCCCCGAAAAACTCGCTGAAGGCTCGTTTATCGACCCTCCCACGGCAAGCCGTGGGAGGGTGAAGTGCGTCGACAGGCACAACCACACCAGCATACACGATTGGAACCACAGTGTCGCCGAATCGCGCTCAGCGAACCATCGCTTGGATCCGCAGATATTCGCCGTACGACCAGGCTTGGAATGGGCAGCCGCGCGGGGTGTGAGGCGGTTCGGCGTCGGCGACTTCGCTGATATGCCCCTGCCCCGCCTGTTGCAAATGTTCCTGCAACGGTTGCAAGAACCTTTGCTTTGCCTGCGATTTGGCGGCTGCCGAGCCACCGTGGACTTTCAACCATGCTTCGACAAACGGGCCCATCAACCACGGCCAGACCGTCCCTTGATGATACGCAGCATCGCGAGTTCGCAGGTCGCCTTGATATCGCGGCTTGTAATCGGGATGACCGGGGGCGAGCGATCTCAGGCCGATGGGAGTGAGCAAGCGAGCTTCGACCGCTTCGACCACGCGGCGGCACTTTTCGTTGTCCAACAGCGCGATCGGAAGCCCGCCGGCGGCAAAGATCTGGTTGGGACGAAACGCCGCGTCGACGCTTCCCGATACGTGGTCGAGATCGACAATATCGTGAAGGTACCCGTCGGCTTCGTTCCAGAACTTTTCAGTAAACGATGCTTGGGCGATTTCCAGCTGCGCACGCCGATCGCGGTCGTAACGGCTTGCAAAGGCGAGGGCGTTGATCCAAAGGGCTTGGATTTCGACCGGCTTGCCGATCCGCGGGGTGACGACCCAGTCGCCGACTTTGGCATCCATCCAAGTCAGCTGCACGCCCGGCTCTCCCGCCGCGATCAAACCATCGTCGTCCATTCGGATGCCGTAGCGTGTCCCTGCGGTATATCCATCCAAGATCGCATCGATGGCGGCCAACATACGGGTCGTCTCTTCATGCGGAAGCCCTCGATTTTCGCGGCGGTGAGCGTCGAAGCTCTCTTTAACCGCCACGATGTACCACATCGAAGCATCGCCTGCGTTGTATTCGGGCGTGTCGCCGCGATCGGGAAACCGGTTGGGGAGCATCCCTTGCGAAACGGTCTCGGACCACAACAACAAGATCCGATGGGCGATCGCGAGCCGAGCGGGCGACGTCAAACAGAGACCTCGGAGGGCGATGAACGTATCGCGTCCCCAGTCGCCGAACCACGGATAACCGGCGATCACCGAAGCCCCTTCGCCACGCTTGACGATGTAAGAACGAACGGTCTCCACTTCCGGCCCCGATTGTTCGCGGCGGTGACGTTCCTTCTGCGCGATCGCTGCGAAACAGTCCTCCGCCGAAAGGCCCTCGTTTTCCGAAAGCTTACTCATCGGCTGATCGGCCGACAGTAAAAGGTAAGCGTCTTGCGGATTCAAGTCCCAATGGAACTCACCCGGTGTGGCAAGGTCTTCCAAGTCGTCGAGGCCACGCTCCCGTTCGGCTGAATAAAGGAAGCCGTAGTACCAATCGGGCGCTTCGACAAACCGAGCGTTCGCTTGGGCGTGGATCGATGGCAAGTCGAGATAGGGTTGCCATGAGAGCGAACCGGCCGCGCGATACGTCGTCGAATCGAAATCAGGATTTGCGCGATGTAACGCGTGGAAATCGCGTCCCGAGAGGAAAGGACGCACGCGTAGTGCAAGTCCACGTCGCGGTCCCTCCACTCGCCAACGCATGGCTACGCCAGGCAGCCCCTCGGGAACGAACAGCTCTTGGACGATCGTGACCGCCTCGTTGATCTCAAATCGCCACGTCGGCCACGGATCGATCGAAAACGATTCCAGCCGTTTGCCACCGTCGGGCGAACGGACATCGCCGCGATAGTACTGCGTCGAGATCGGATACTCCCCGTCGGGCGTTTCCACCACGACGTCGATACCGTTGACAAGCACCACGCGCTCGGCAGGCGGCTTTTCCGCGACTAACAGCAACGCGTGGTAGCGACGCGTCCGTTGACCGCAGACCGTTCCGGAAGCGAAGCCGCCGAGCCCATCGGTCTCGAGCCATTCGGAGAGATCGCGGTCGTCATCAACTGTCATCACAGCACCGCCATTCAAAAGGAGCCGGGTATGCAGAGCCGGATAGGAATGGTCACACTACAAGAATCCCACTCCACTTTTCCGCTGCAAATACGCAATCACCTGCGGGCTCGCCAGCAGACCTTACCTTCGCAATCGATCTGATCCGAACTACTTCGCCGTGGCTGAGAGGTCTTCGATCTGCTCATCGCCCCGCATCGAGATCGTTTGTACTTCTGCTGCGTCGAGATCAACTTTTGTGATGTCGACCATTCGAATCTGGCTGTTCTCCAACGTGCGGAAATAGAACCGACCGTTTTTCAGATCGGCGACGCTGGTCCAAAGCGTGCGGTCAAAGACACGATGCCCGCCTTCGACACCCGCGGCGGCACCGACTGGAATATCGAACGCGTTCAAAATATGAAAGGCTTGCAATACACCCGCCTTGGCATCAGCGGACTGCAGAGCGGTCTGCGAATAGGCGACGGCGCGAACGAACCGCGATGGCGGCGTAAAGTCGCCGGGCAGCCCCAGCATGCCGCTCCCCTGTCCGAGGCTGGCGATCTGTTTTCCAGCGAGATCGATATTCGATTTATTCTCGGGGGAAAGTGTCATGTAGTTACTGAGATTCGTAACGTGCCAATCGAACGCGGGCGAATTGGTGATCACGCCAAACGGGTTTTGGTGAACCTTCAGTTCCCCATCGACATGCTCCAGCACAAAACAGTTGCCAGCGGCGTCGGAGACGATGAAGTGCGCCGGAGGTACGATTCCCATCTCCTTTTGCACCGCGTCGCCGACGAGAACTTTACCGGCCGCCGCGACGGCTTCGTTCGCGTTTGCGCAGGTTCCCAGCAGATAGGTACCGAATTCCCAAGGGGCCAACGATTTCTCGAAGTCCTGTTTTTCGACCGTTTGGTACTTCGCAAAACCTGGGAAATAGAAGAGCCCGACGTGCAGCCCCTTCTCATTGATTCCATCGATGATGTAAGGGAGATCGACCGCATTGGCACCGATCGTTCCATATTTCGTGGTCCAACGCAGACCGGGCTGATTCCCAGGCGCCGTTCCGACGTATTCCTTGCCGCGTGGAACGACGATCACGTTCGACTTCAGATCGGTAGCAAACTCCAAAGTCCGGGCGAAGATCACGGAACCATCCTTTGGAGAAAGCGTGATCCCCGTGCAGGCGGGAGCGGGTGAAGCCGAGAGGATGGATAACGCGACAAGCGCGCAGCAAGCAGTGATGTTCCAGAAAGACTTCAAGCGGACGACTCCTAAGCTTTGAGTTTGGTGTTGGGCTGGTTGCTTCCGAGATGGAAGCCTTCGACATTGTCAGGAGCGCGTCGGCATACGGACGCTACTCCCAGTCAATCTACCTTACCAATCCGCCGGTGGCGGACTTCAACACACGTCGTCCTCGAAGTCGCCCAGGCATAGCTACCTGGCCGACTTCGCAAGTGTTTGCTCCCACGTAACCGAGGCAGCGGCGCGTCGATCAATCTTCGACGCAGGTTTCCAGGAAGCGAGCGAGCTTGTAGAAGTCGCTGTCGCCTTCGATAAATCGCACCTTGGTAACCAGAGTCTTAGGATCGACCAAGTTATCAAATGGGACGAAGTGAAGGTCGAGTTGTCCGGAGACCGAAACCATCACGCCATTGAGTTTTTCTTCTTTCAATGCACGGTAAGCACCAACACCAAGCTGCGATCCGAGCATCACGTCAAATGCGTGAGGGGGAGCACAACGGCATTCGTAACCGAGTTGCAGACCGTTGACTTTGCGGGTCTTACCGGTCCGTTCTTCGTAACGGCGGGTCAGCAGGCCAGAAATCATCGCACCGAGATTGATCTGCGAGATCGCGATGTGGCCGTGTTCGTCGCGATCGATACCCTCGAGATTTTTGCTCGGCAGGAATTCAGCCAGCCCCTCGGCGATCACGATCACTCCATACTCGCGGCCCTGACGTTCGCGAGCCAACATCATATCGACCATGCGATCGATGACCCGGTCGATTTCCATCACCGGCCGTGTTTCGCCAGTTTCCGCGTTGATAACTTCTTCGCCACGCAGACTGCCTGCGATGTCTTCGACGCTCAGCACCATACTGGCTTCGCCGGCGATTGCTGCACCGTATGCCAACCAGCCAGCACTGCGGCCCATCGCTTCGCAGATAAAGTAGGCGCGGCCCGCGGACGCGTCGTAGTTGAGGTTGCGAATCTCTTCGGCCAAGGTTTCGACAGCGGTGAAATAGCCGAAAGTGAAGTCGATTCCCATGTAATCGTTGTCGATCGTCTTAGGCAGGTGAACGACAGGAAACTTCTTGGCGTCTTCTGGCAGCCGATCCTGGAACATCTTGATCTTATTGGCGGTCTTCAGCGTGTCGTCGCCTCCGATGGAGATCAACGCATCGACCCCCATGGAAACCAAGCCTTCGTAAACGCGGCGTAGCGGAGCCGAGAGTTCGGCGTCATCGAGATGCTCTGGACTCGAAACGTGTTTGCCGGGGTTGGTCCGCGCTGTACCGATCATGATCCCCCGGCTGGTTCGCGCGTGCGCGAGCATCTCGTGGGTGAACTTGATGTAGTCGACGCCTTCACGCATCGGTCCGGAAGCTGTGTATTCAGCTAAGCGGCTGTAACCATGCTTGATCCCATAAACCTCGATACCTTCCTTCATAAACGACGAGGCAGCGGTTGCGATCACGGAATTGGCAGCAGGTGCGGGACCGCCAGCAAACAAGATGGCGACGCGTTTAATTTCTTGAGTCATTGAAAGGATGCCTGAATCGGTTCGATGGGTGAATTGAGGATTAGAAAAGGGCAACGGGTTCGCTGGCAGACCAGCTGGAGGGCTAGATTCTAAGGCGCACAGCCAAATCAGCAACGCCCGTTCCGCTGATGACCAACGACAACGCCGTTCCGTAGTTTGGGGGAACTACGACGCGGCGACGCTGCAACGGTGGGGAAGCCCTTGCGAGGGCTATCCGAGAGATAGACTAACTACCCACTACGGCGACCGAGGCTGTCACCACCGGAAGGGGCCGTCCTGCAGGCCGTTTCGGGGGAGTCCTAATTGTCTTGTAAAGGTCAATATTCGCACGAACGAACCAGAAAATCGATACAGATAGCCTGGCCAACGCAGGAGTCGCCGCTAATCAACTTCTCCTACCAAATTTTAAGTCAAGGACTTGGGTATATGTACACCAGCCGTATAAGATGGCTGCACGGACCTCGTCAAGCTTGGCTCCGTACTCTCATCTGCAGGTCGGAACCGACCACTGCCCACCAATTCACGCTAAACGGCTGCGAATAATGAATCAAATGGATCCATCAATGAACCCGCTGGGCGGGCATCACGAAGTGCCGACGTTTGATTACGTTGGGATGCTCTGGCGTCGGAAGTGGTTGCTAACATTTGGTGCTCTTCTAGGCGTCGGACTCGGGTATTTGTGGTACACCAAGCAGGCACCTGTCTATCAATCGACTGCCGAAGTTCAGATCACAACTCCCAACGCAGCAAATAGCCTGCCGATGGAGGGAATCGAGTACCAAGCGTTCAACAATCCGCTGGCTGATGAAATCCGCGTCATCCGCAGCGAGCTGGTATTGCGAGATGCGGCTGAAATGGGCGAGTTGAGCAAGACGAAGACGTTCGCCGGAATGTCGAACGACCAGATCGCTTCGGTGCTATCGAGCAGCCGCGAACTGATTCTCGCCCCGATCAATGACAATATGTCCGGGAACGTAATCACGGTTTCCTTCTCCTGCAACGATCCCAACGAAACACAACGCGTGGTGCAATCTGTCGTCGATGCCTACGCGAAATATCTACAGAGCATGCATCGTAACGTCGGCGAAGAGACGCTGACCTACATCGACGAGGCACGCGGTGATGTCCTCAAACGACTGCAAGAGTTGGAACGCGAATACGACAAGTTCAAGCAGACCACATTACTCGTAAACCGCGGTGGTACTCGGACCAGCGTTCACCGCGAAAATGCGGACAAGTTGTTGGCAGAAAAGCAGAAGCTGAGCATGGAGCGGACGACTCTGTTCGGTCAACACCAAGCTATCAGTCAAGCAGTGGAAGCCAAACAAGAACCCGAAGCCATTCTGGCGATGCTGAAACAGGCATTGGGTGAATCATTGCTTCCTGAAGAGGAACAAGAGGACGGAGCCGAACTGTTTACGGCGAGGCGAACCGACAAACTTGCTCGTCCTGTTCAGAAACGTTCCGAGATGATGCGCCAAGACCAGCTGTTCCCGTTAAAGCTGAAGGAACAGGAGCTGATGGGATCGTTTGCACCTTCGCATCCGGCAGTCGCTTCGCTACGAATCAAGATCCGTGGTGTCGAGCAATTGATCGCGGAAGTCGAAGCGAGCGAACGAAGGCTCGAAATCGAGATGCAAAAAGAACTCGACGAACTGCAAGCTGAGGCGGAACGTGAGGCGGCGCTGCGAGCTGGAACCGAAGACACGCCCGAAGACGAATTGTTGGCTCTCCAGCGTCAGGTAAACGTTCGCCTTGTCGCATTGGACCAAGGCCTGAAATCGCTCGACCAACAACTCGCAGCGATCAGCGACGCATACAACAGCGAACGCGAACAAGCTCGCATCGAAGAGGGCGCCGAGATCAAGGCTGCTGGTTTTGAACGGGACATCAGTCGCCAACGCGAACTTTACGAACGGATCGTCGCCCGCTTCGATGAACTGAACATCGTGTCGGAAATCGATGGTCGCCGCGTCTCCGAATTGAACTCTCCGAAAAAGGGCTGGCAGGTTGCGCCGACGCTGTCTCGTAATCTCGCGATGGGATGCTTCTTAGGACTACTAGGAGCCGGCGGGATCGGATACCTATTAGAATGGTCCGACAAATCGTATCACAGTCCCGACGAGATCGCCGAACACCTGCGTATGCCAGTGATCGGACATATCCCTGCGGTTCGCCCCGACATGGAGAAGGTCAAG from Rosistilla oblonga includes the following:
- a CDS encoding amylo-alpha-1,6-glucosidase, with translation MTVDDDRDLSEWLETDGLGGFASGTVCGQRTRRYHALLLVAEKPPAERVVLVNGIDVVVETPDGEYPISTQYYRGDVRSPDGGKRLESFSIDPWPTWRFEINEAVTIVQELFVPEGLPGVAMRWRVEGPRRGLALRVRPFLSGRDFHALHRANPDFDSTTYRAAGSLSWQPYLDLPSIHAQANARFVEAPDWYYGFLYSAERERGLDDLEDLATPGEFHWDLNPQDAYLLLSADQPMSKLSENEGLSAEDCFAAIAQKERHRREQSGPEVETVRSYIVKRGEGASVIAGYPWFGDWGRDTFIALRGLCLTSPARLAIAHRILLLWSETVSQGMLPNRFPDRGDTPEYNAGDASMWYIVAVKESFDAHRRENRGLPHEETTRMLAAIDAILDGYTAGTRYGIRMDDDGLIAAGEPGVQLTWMDAKVGDWVVTPRIGKPVEIQALWINALAFASRYDRDRRAQLEIAQASFTEKFWNEADGYLHDIVDLDHVSGSVDAAFRPNQIFAAGGLPIALLDNEKCRRVVEAVEARLLTPIGLRSLAPGHPDYKPRYQGDLRTRDAAYHQGTVWPWLMGPFVEAWLKVHGGSAAAKSQAKQRFLQPLQEHLQQAGQGHISEVADAEPPHTPRGCPFQAWSYGEYLRIQAMVR
- a CDS encoding linear amide C-N hydrolase gives rise to the protein MKSFWNITACCALVALSILSASPAPACTGITLSPKDGSVIFARTLEFATDLKSNVIVVPRGKEYVGTAPGNQPGLRWTTKYGTIGANAVDLPYIIDGINEKGLHVGLFYFPGFAKYQTVEKQDFEKSLAPWEFGTYLLGTCANANEAVAAAGKVLVGDAVQKEMGIVPPAHFIVSDAAGNCFVLEHVDGELKVHQNPFGVITNSPAFDWHVTNLSNYMTLSPENKSNIDLAGKQIASLGQGSGMLGLPGDFTPPSRFVRAVAYSQTALQSADAKAGVLQAFHILNAFDIPVGAAAGVEGGHRVFDRTLWTSVADLKNGRFYFRTLENSQIRMVDITKVDLDAAEVQTISMRGDEQIEDLSATAK
- a CDS encoding 6-phosphofructokinase, with protein sequence MTQEIKRVAILFAGGPAPAANSVIATAASSFMKEGIEVYGIKHGYSRLAEYTASGPMREGVDYIKFTHEMLAHARTSRGIMIGTARTNPGKHVSSPEHLDDAELSAPLRRVYEGLVSMGVDALISIGGDDTLKTANKIKMFQDRLPEDAKKFPVVHLPKTIDNDYMGIDFTFGYFTAVETLAEEIRNLNYDASAGRAYFICEAMGRSAGWLAYGAAIAGEASMVLSVEDIAGSLRGEEVINAETGETRPVMEIDRVIDRMVDMMLARERQGREYGVIVIAEGLAEFLPSKNLEGIDRDEHGHIAISQINLGAMISGLLTRRYEERTGKTRKVNGLQLGYECRCAPPHAFDVMLGSQLGVGAYRALKEEKLNGVMVSVSGQLDLHFVPFDNLVDPKTLVTKVRFIEGDSDFYKLARFLETCVED
- a CDS encoding polysaccharide biosynthesis tyrosine autokinase; this translates as MDPSMNPLGGHHEVPTFDYVGMLWRRKWLLTFGALLGVGLGYLWYTKQAPVYQSTAEVQITTPNAANSLPMEGIEYQAFNNPLADEIRVIRSELVLRDAAEMGELSKTKTFAGMSNDQIASVLSSSRELILAPINDNMSGNVITVSFSCNDPNETQRVVQSVVDAYAKYLQSMHRNVGEETLTYIDEARGDVLKRLQELEREYDKFKQTTLLVNRGGTRTSVHRENADKLLAEKQKLSMERTTLFGQHQAISQAVEAKQEPEAILAMLKQALGESLLPEEEQEDGAELFTARRTDKLARPVQKRSEMMRQDQLFPLKLKEQELMGSFAPSHPAVASLRIKIRGVEQLIAEVEASERRLEIEMQKELDELQAEAEREAALRAGTEDTPEDELLALQRQVNVRLVALDQGLKSLDQQLAAISDAYNSEREQARIEEGAEIKAAGFERDISRQRELYERIVARFDELNIVSEIDGRRVSELNSPKKGWQVAPTLSRNLAMGCFLGLLGAGGIGYLLEWSDKSYHSPDEIAEHLRMPVIGHIPAVRPDMEKVKAMKSQLDPSLCTYFQPRSTFCEAYRAIRTALYFSNQKRDGVNKVIQVTSAVPSDGKSTITANLAVATAQAGKNVLLIDCDFRRPRVHQLFKLESKRGVAWMVQNMPNDPRQSAADLVGEAIQETEIPNLSVMPCGERPANPAELLSSPKFDQMLTLLKEKFDLILIDSPPMLAVTDPSNIAGRVDGVILVIRIRKVIRPMAVRASRMLETLGANVLGVVVNGVGSREAYGYGSKYYRSRTNYYTGDHYRSGYGYSYGNSYGTGDNYEYSNYYEDTTDDTPIVDSTANLGGNDSAGHASAAGSGRSV